TGTTTTTGTTGGCCTGGCTGCATTGACGGTCACAGTCGGCTGAGTGGTTGCTAAGTATTACTACGTTCCCTGTATCACCTTGGGCTAAAATACAGATCCAGTGTGGTAGTAATGGTGCGTTACTTCACTTAACTCAAATGTAGCACTATTTTGTTCATTTTTATTTATGACATCTTATCATTAAGCTTCAGATCCCAAAATAATGAGTTTCCTCTGACATGAAACACATTTCCATAATTTTGTCAGTTGGTTAACAGAGCCCATTATTTAGGTTATTGGTGCGTTATCATTCTGTGTTGATTGATTCCACGATATTGTATCCCCCGCCAAAaccaccactgactgactgaccgcaCGAGCCAACAAAAACTTGTAATTCTCTCCCACACCAACCAGACTGTGCTCCCTGCCAGCTCCTCCGTGAATAactattttctctctcctctctctatcaatctctcccCCTGCAGGCGTCTCCTTGGTATTATCACAAAAAAAGATATCCTTCGTCATATGGCCCAGTTGACCAACCAAGATCCCGACAACATAATGTtcaactagtcacctccttcccAGGTCGTCACGATGATGaggaggagaacgaggaggaggTGGTGCACCTACTGGAGGGTCGAGGCTCCTCTCTATGacaaacagcccccccccccccccccatggaacCCTGTCCCTAACCATAGTGACTGAGAGCCTTAGTGACTAGGGACCCTCCCACAGAGCCCTAGTGGCCACAggaaggatgagagagacagattaaaggGATATTAAATGGCTGTTTTTGAAGGATGTTCCGGCCACAAAGTCGCAGCTACTACGGACTGGGACATATATACCCAAGGAACAcacatttaacacacacacatacaggagcTCACACTCACTCATACAAACACAGATGCCAGACAAGAGCACACACTTgacctcctacacacacacacacgcacacacacacacccttcatgCTCCTCCACCCATGTCCTATTCCTATTGGTTTATACTAGCAGACATTGCTGTGAGCCTAATGCCTGGCTGCCAGGGTGAGACGTCAGAATGATCCTCTAGGACACAAGGAGGGACCTTCAGACACACCGATTTGCTGTCTGCCAGATGCCCTGCCAGGCTCCGAccccactctgtccctccctcacaCCCCGTCCATCCTCAAAATAATTGTTTACCTGGGAACTGTGTGTGAGAGCAATCAagagtgcttgtgtgtgtgtgtcacgagCACCTCAACATTCCATTCAGGTTGTTATAGTAACCCCCTAAAGACAACCCTTGATATTAGACTGGGCCTCGATCCAAGGGAGATTTGCTTTAATgtgagcgaaggagagagagctagagggttGTCAAGGATACAAGCAGGATGTACTGTAGTAGTTCATGTCTGAGTGTATGGATGTGTGTTGTAGTTCAGTATGTGAAAACAGATGCAGTGTTGTACAGAAGAGTCTGATACTCATCAGTTACTCCCTGTTGAACTAAAGAACTGTGTGAGCAGGTCCCATTAGGATGGAGACCTAGCAACACTCCGACAGTGAAGGTGGGGAGAGTTTGTAGAAGAAAATATTAAAAGGTTGAGTTACTCTAACTGGAGAtaagttttttttttactattgcTACTACTTTTAGTATTGATATCTACATAATGAAGTAACGAGACAAAGTCAAGACTGGAGAACTGCACTTTGTCTTTCCAAGTGAACAACataaatgatgatgatgatgatgtcgaTGGTAATACTACACAGTAACCGTGTCTTGAAGATTTGACTTTGCTTAATTAAGCTGTTTCATGGTGTGAGAAATGTATCTTTCAAGGCTCCTCTTCCCAGTCGTCAACAAGAACAATTCAACATACTTTTCTCTGTATGTCGGTTTTAACCAATATAAACCATTTTAAATCGACTTCCAGCATTCCATGGTtgcgtcacaaatggcaccctattccctatatagagcactactcttgaacatggcaccctattccctatatagagcactactcttgaacatggcaccctattccctatatagagcactactcttgaacatggcaccctattccctatatagagcactactcttgaacatggaaccctattccctatatagagcactactcttgaacatggcaccctattccctatacagagcACTACTCTtgaacatggcaccctattccctatatagagcactactcttgaacatggcaccctattccctatatagagcactactcttgaacatggcaccctattccctatatagagcactactcttgaacatggcaccctattccctatatagagcactactcttgaacatggaaccctattccctatatagagcactactcttgaacatggcaccctattccctatatagagcactactcttgaacatggcaccctattccctatatagagcactactcttgaatatggcaccctattccctatatagagcactactcttgaacatggcaccctattccctatatagagcactactcttgaacatggcaccctattccctatatagagcactactcttgaacatggcaccctattccctatatagagcactactcttgaacatggcaccctattccctatatagagcactactcttgaacatggcaccctattccctatacagagcACTACTCTtgaacatggcaccctattccctatatagagcactattgaacatggcaccctattccctatatagagcactactcttggaacatggcaccctattccctatatagagcactactcttgaacatggcaccctattccctatatagagcactactcttgaacatggcaccatattccctatatagagcactactcttgaacatggcaccctattccctatatagagcactactcttgaacatggcaccctattccctatatagagcactactcttgaacatggcaccctattccctatatagtgcactactcttgaacatggcccatagggctctggtctaaagttatAGACTGTGTACaacacattaggaacatcttaatattgagttgctctcccttttgccctcagaacatagactctacaagttgtcgaaagtgttccacagggatgctggcccatgttgactctacaagttgtcaaaacatgggccagcatccctgtggaacacttgactCCAATGTTTCAGTTGTCAAATTggcttgatgtcctttgggtggtggaccatccttgatacacacgggaaactcaAACcgctgcgcctggcacctactaccatatgcCATTCAAAAGGCATGTAAAGCTTTTGTCttgaccattcaccctctgaatgacataCATAAATAATTAATGTCTCAAAGGTTAAAGGTTTTTAAGccatctccccttcatctacactgatttaacaggggatcataactttcacctggtcaTTGTAAATCATGGAAAGAGGTGTTTAATGTTGTGTACCTtcagtgtatagggaatagggcgtaatttgggacacagcccataTGAAATTCTAAAAAGCATGAATTGAAGATACAACATGGCGTACCACATTGAGTTGTGCCACCAACTCCTTTAAACTTATAAAATAAATGTGTATATTTGAGTTGTTGAAACGTACAGCACACCAAAGGCAATCATTTTGAACCAGCCATGTGTAAACCTAGACTCATGAAAAACTGTAAATAGGATCTTGTCTGCTTCACCCTTTGTGTGGCCCACCACACAGGAAGCAGTGACCTCAATTGTGTGCACCAGCCAAAGGAGTCCCCCTTCTCTCTTACTGCGTTTCCATGACACGATGCATAGAGTAGCACCTTACCTGCTGAGTGAAGGATAAGGGTTGTGTCAATAATGCCACCCATTTCcctataatagtgcactacttttgaccagggcccaaagaaGTACACTtcatagggaagagggtgccatttgggacacattctaAAGGGGGAAAGGCAGGTGATGACTACCGCTGCCAATGATTTTCGCTCTAGTTCCTTAGTATTGCAGTGACTGTCCTAGGTCATATTGATTAGGGACCAAACAAAAGAAAAAAACAAAGGGAGACTAGCTGGACCTATTTTACATTGCCAAACGTTCCGTTGCTTGCCCTAATGGGTACGACCTGCTTTCGGTTGAAGAGCGCATCGTCCCCTGTGGTGGTCATCTTCTAGCACTGTGGTTGTCTTCATACTGATCAATGTTTTTCCTTTTATGGTAGTTGTTTAGTTGGTCATTAGGCAGAATTGTATGTATGATTACATTGATTGTACATTTGAACTATATGTAAAGATTAAACATTTTGTTTAATTAAATGTGAATTGCAAAAAAAGTGACTGGGTTCTTAAATGTTTTAAACATTTAACAAGCATGTACTGAGGTAAAAGGCTGAACAAACCTCAGTTACTGTCAGGCCGGTATTCTGCTATACAACTAAAATGTGTCAAGCTTTTCCAGTGACTGATTAAGTTGACGGTACAGCACACCTAGGAACAAAGATCAAGATCATCTCTGTTCCCAGCAGTACACTAAACACCACCTATCTTTTCACTGGTGtagaagagacagagagcgggaaCACTGGTGTAGAGCGAGAGGATGGGTTCTGTCACCAACCCAAGGAGGCCCTATagcagcagcacctagatcttctccacaaattctgtcagacctgggccctgacagtaaatctcagtaaggcaaagaataatggtgttccaaaaaaagtccagttcccaggaccacaaattccatctagacaccgttgtcctagagcacacaaactatacctcggcctaaacatcagcaccacaggtaacttccacaatgCTGTGAACGTTCTGAGacgaggcaagaagggccttctatgccaccaaaaggaacataaaattcaacataccaattaggatctggctaaaaacacttgaatcagttatagaatccATTGCCCTTTATGATTGTGGAGGTCAGAGGTCCGCtaaccaaccaagaattcaccaaATGGgtcaaacaccaaattgagactgcatgtagaattctgcaaaaatatgtGTACAACTTAACACCAAATaatacatgcagagcagaataAGGCCGATATcctctaattatcaaaatccagaaaagagatgttaaattctacaaccaccaaaaaagaagcgattcccaaaccttccataacaaagccatcacctacagagataaACCTGGAAGAGTCCCTTAAGCAAggtggtcctggggctctgttcacaaacagaccccacagagcccccagGGCAGTAACACATTTAGACCCAacaaaatcatgagaaaacaaaaagattaaattacttgacacattggaaagaatttacaaaaaaagagCAAACTAGAacgttatttggccctaaacagagagtacacagtggcagaatacctgaccactgactgacccaaacttaaggaaagcattgactatgtacaggactcagtgagcatagccggTCTTGAGCCAGGTCAGCCTATGTGCACACTACCCACAACATGTGGAAacagctgcacttcctaacctcctgccaaatatgaccatagagacacatatttacctcagattacacagacccacatcACATGACCGGTTGCCACAAGGGCAACcactgaagaacaaacaccattgtaaatacaacccatatgttTATTTTCCTTtctgtacttgaactatttgcacatatgACATCTCTTCATTCTTCAGGAACTTTTGTgggtgtaatatttactgtatattGTTTGTTTCTCTATTCCACCTGCTTGAGAGAAAATAAACACTTGGTTAAAGAACAGAAAGAGGGACTATGCCACCCAGACTTCCAACACAAACCAGTCTCTGTGAAGGCCTCCTTTCCTGTGAGAGTTGGAAGCAGTCCAAAGCCTAAAGTCAGCTTCTAATGCCAGTCAGTTTACactgtcagctctctctctcacacgtctCCTATTACAGGGAtcgttcaagctctgtcagtcaCTGGCCTAGGACTGGTTTTCCATTCAAATTCTTATCTGCTCGACAAGCCTTTGTGCCTGTCCTTTTAACATCCACTGGGCTATTTCTATGCGTGTGCACACTGCCCTCGGTATGCGTCACATTACGCATGCTTAGGTTAGTTTGCTTCCCTTGAACATTCCTTCCTGCCAAGATGAGCAGTGAGCTAAAACAAATGTTTTCTTGCTAGCTTGCGACCCATCTATAATGACCACCAAAACTGTGGTTACAAGAACAAAATGGGTGCCTTTTGTTTCGGTGTAGTGGGAGCCGGCGAGGCTGATTGGGGGAATGAATCAGGTGACGATTAGGTGTCCTTGGACCTCAGAGAAAGAGCGAGGAAGGGAGAGGCCTAGGATGGCCCATAATGTTTTGTTACTGCACAATTCAAACCAAACTGGAGGAAACCATGGTAACACACAGATTTTATTTTCACTTCAAAAAAAGAGAGCATAGTTTAAAGCAGAGCAACATCAACCCCCCACCCAGTCTATTAAGCAGATAAATTATTTTAGTCCTGTTAAAAGACTAATCCCAATATGTCGCACTCATTTCACATGCATCAGACTGTCAATGAAGCCTCTAATTTCAAACACGTACAGAGGGGAAGGAGGCTGGGGTTTGAGACCCAATTAAAACGAGATAAGAAAATTCACATATTACAAAAAGGAAATGGGAGAAAATAAGATGGAAATATTGGAAACACAGACCGTATAAAGGCGGCAAAATTGTAAAACGTCTAACATCTAGGAAGTCAAAACACCACAGGggcatcataataataataaatgtaatTTCTCAAAATGTTTCAATGAACCACACTAGAAGGCTATAGTGGCTATGCAATTGTTAATTACGTGCATCACAGACCAGAAGGCCTGAAACATCTAGGTCTTCAACCACATCCTGAAATATTATTCGTGATCCAATAATTCAGCCGTTACAGAAGTtatatatcagtctatataaATCACTTGTATAGAGTTTAACTGACTAAATTTGACTATTGACCACACTTTCAAATCCATATTTTTTCTCAGAGTCCAGCATGCATTTGACGTACTATAACATGACACTGAAACTTCATGTCGGTTGGTTGAAACAGTGGTAGGATAATGTGCAGTCTTTTCAAGCTGAAACAAAAGAAGCCTTGGTGGTCTGTTTAGTAACAGTGATTTGCACAATGTCAGCTTGAAGAGCTAATTGATGAATTTATCATAAAACGGAATAATACTGCAAAGAGATAAAAGCATAACCGTCAACAAGTCGATCGTTTTTTTTCTTCCTGAAATCGATTGAGGAAATGCTTGAAACGAAAAACAAACAGCTCTTTCGTCTGCTTACTAATACTAATTAAACGGCCCTTTACAATGCTTTATACTTACGCATATCACTTGTTGGTTATCCTCTCCAGCCACAATATATTCAACATGAAGATCCATAAGCATGAAGGATGATGATTATACTCAATGTCTTATCAAGTTGATTTATTGGAATCCAGACTAGGTTATTAGAATATAATCCAGATGGACCTACATACGTAGTATCTAGGTTCCAGTTTTAAGCTAGTTCTGTTGAGAAGTGAAATAAAATGACCTTTTCTTGACATATTCTATGTTTTTGAGGGTGGGGGAGGGAAATGCATAGGACAGGATCGTTCATCCCATTCTTTTTTCCCCTCCTGTTGTTTACACATAGCTTTCGTAAATCACCTGACCAGGCTGTAGCTTAGTAGTAACCTCTGGATCTGGCCCAGCCTCCAGCTCCACCCCCAATGCCGCCTCCTCCACTGGCTCCTGCTCCGGCTCGGAACCCTGCTCCTCTTGCTCCTCCTCTAGGTGCAGGGGAGCCAATGGCGGAGGAGATGAAGGCGTGGCCTCGGCCAGAGCCGGGGCCTCCATGGGCAGCGGGGGGTGGATGGACACCTGGATGGCGATGTGCTGAGGCTGCTCGTGCAACGACGCGTCGTCAGAATCCGCTGCAGGGGATCCAGaacgctccctctctcgctccctatctctctcccggAGGATGGTGAAGACGTCGCCGGGCCCCACCCCGACCAGGGCCCCCTGCACCAGGGCCGCCCGGCATCCCAATGCCCCGCCCATGTGGTGCCCCTCTGGGGCCTGGCGGAGGAACGTGTGCCTCATCTCCTCAACCCCCACCACTTCCAGGATCTCCTCCATGAAGGTACGGCAATTCATGATGAGCGGGGGCAGCGGGATGCTGCGGGCCAGCTCCTCGATGTAGCGGGCAAACTCCATGGTCTTGAACTGGGTCACCTTGGCCAGCTCCAGGGTCTTGGCTGACGTGATGATGGGGATACGCTTGGCGATTTCAAACGCCTTCTGGAGCTTTAAATAGAAGAGAATAGATTGGAATTGAACTTTATTGGACATTAATTATCATGGATGGAAATGTTTCGATTCTTATTTTATTAAAAACATCACCTATGTACATTCAAAACAGttacacactcactcacccacccacaaaGTTACTAGCTATGTCTTTGTACGGTCTTCACAAGTATAGCCAAATGCGACACAAACCTTCTCGGCGCCCTCAGTGCGGAAGAAGTCGTTGATGGCCTTCTCAGTTTTCTTCAGGTGGCTGCTCATCATGCAGAGGCGCGTGATGTTGAGGATCATGATGATGGTGAAGGTGACGAGGCACACGACCACGTAGTAGGCCCCCAGGTCCCCGCTGTGCAGGACCACGCGCATGGTCACCGTGCAGTTGGCGCTGCCGTGCATGTTGGACGCCATGCACGTGTACTTGCCACGGTCGGCGAATGTGATCTCTGTGATGTTGAGGATGCCATCGTCCGTCAGCAACCACTTGTCACCTTtcggaggagaaagagacagaccgagacagtcATTTAGAGGACTGTAGCTTCAAAATCGGTCCCCACCAATTAaacccaaaattcacccaaaccAACTGTAGGTTTTTCACATTAACAATGGTAAAGGCCAGACTTAACTAGAACAGCTCATGATACATTGCTACAGAAAGAAATATCATACCATAGAAACAGGGTCGATTTTCCTTCAAGGAATGGGCTATCCTTTCTATGGATCAATCAAGTCACAGGAGGCTgcagaggggaggacggctcataataatggctgtatCGGAGCGAATGGCATCAagcacctggaaaccatgtggaaactatgtgtttgatgccattccattaacacgagcccgttctccccaattaaggtgccaccaacctcgtATGATTCAAGGTTAGTGCAATATGAATTTCCTGGTTGCAAAGACAGCAGCCAGGCCCAGGCTATGACGGGAAGGTATCTACTAGTTTTTCCAAGACAGTCACATGCAACAGCTTTTTATAGCTAGCTGCCTTTGGGTTTGCACTGCATAGAAATAAAATTAATAGAAATTCCCAttcaacccccccacccccaaattCTAaaatcattctatttctatgcttccaatGTACTTCTTGGGTCCTGAAGCCACTTTATAGCTTTCCCTCATCACATTACATTTGGAATCAGGCTAGGCCACTAATGAAATGCATGTTTTTGGCACAGAGCTCGATTCATTCATTATCCCCCATAATCTAGGCCTATAAAGGACTCCTGTAATTAATTTATTGCAACAAATAGCGATTCATTAGGTTGCATAATTGATATTATTGAGTGATAATATTATGCCAACTACAGGACTGTCCTCGAGCCTGCAATCCAGCAACCAGCTATTTTTAAACATACTTTGGA
The window above is part of the Oncorhynchus gorbuscha isolate QuinsamMale2020 ecotype Even-year linkage group LG21, OgorEven_v1.0, whole genome shotgun sequence genome. Proteins encoded here:
- the mfap3l gene encoding microfibrillar-associated protein 3-like; amino-acid sequence: MSRSSGYGFSLLLLSTISLYTAGVLSAVSDRNSTENGTVADGGFVPLVFSKVSQIIAREGNCALIDCNVTGEPVPNIQWFNSHGDLLDTETSDKWLLTDDGILNITEITFADRGKYTCMASNMHGSANCTVTMRVVLHSGDLGAYYVVVCLVTFTIIMILNITRLCMMSSHLKKTEKAINDFFRTEGAEKLQKAFEIAKRIPIITSAKTLELAKVTQFKTMEFARYIEELARSIPLPPLIMNCRTFMEEILEVVGVEEMRHTFLRQAPEGHHMGGALGCRAALVQGALVGVGPGDVFTILRERDRERERERSGSPAADSDDASLHEQPQHIAIQVSIHPPLPMEAPALAEATPSSPPPLAPLHLEEEQEEQGSEPEQEPVEEAALGVELEAGPDPEVTTKLQPGQVIYESYV